The following are encoded in a window of Collinsella aerofaciens genomic DNA:
- a CDS encoding glycosyltransferase family 2 protein → MLFSIIIPAYNAASSLPETLSSIYQQTYDGYEIILINDGSADATESVCKVFCESHNNTHYVRQNNMGVYEARRKGAEISAGDYLVFVDADDSLRFDTLSILAREIDKCNPDIICFSYTRNPDYSNDPFINPALPSGIYEGDDLAEVRKCLARGKLNSIWGKAIKRNCLIDDLSNTDTKRIDFAEDFLQMIPIVDSARSVLQISDALYYYNCQNGQSATHSYKEKQLSDLTFVTSSLVKIAARWGEETERLAWKTRTEQYLYLLSINELSDNNETKKRNFVSISEALFNPSIKADVPCSTYRPDSYLLFLAAKNKHYLLSRVVIRCCEQLKLLILKILS, encoded by the coding sequence ATGCTGTTTTCAATTATTATCCCTGCATATAATGCGGCATCCAGTTTGCCGGAAACGCTATCATCCATCTACCAACAAACATATGATGGCTATGAAATTATTCTCATCAATGATGGATCAGCAGACGCTACTGAAAGTGTCTGCAAAGTGTTTTGTGAATCTCACAACAATACTCATTACGTTAGACAAAATAATATGGGCGTATATGAGGCCAGGCGAAAAGGCGCGGAGATAAGCGCCGGAGATTACCTGGTCTTTGTTGATGCGGATGATTCTTTGCGCTTCGATACCCTATCTATTCTTGCTCGCGAAATCGATAAGTGCAATCCAGACATAATCTGTTTCAGCTATACAAGAAACCCAGACTATTCAAACGATCCGTTTATCAATCCCGCCCTTCCGTCTGGCATCTATGAAGGTGACGATCTCGCCGAAGTCAGAAAATGTTTGGCACGAGGGAAGCTCAATTCAATTTGGGGAAAGGCAATCAAAAGAAACTGTCTGATTGACGATTTAAGCAATACCGATACAAAGAGAATCGATTTTGCAGAAGATTTTCTGCAAATGATACCCATAGTCGATTCAGCCAGATCGGTTTTACAAATAAGTGATGCGCTGTATTATTACAATTGTCAAAACGGACAAAGTGCAACACACAGCTATAAGGAAAAACAGCTTTCAGATTTAACCTTCGTCACCTCAAGCCTAGTGAAAATCGCTGCTCGTTGGGGAGAAGAAACAGAAAGGCTGGCATGGAAAACAAGAACGGAACAGTATCTTTATCTCCTATCGATCAACGAGCTCAGTGACAATAATGAGACCAAAAAACGTAACTTTGTTTCAATTTCAGAGGCCTTATTTAATCCCTCAATTAAAGCTGATGTCCCTTGCAGCACCTACAGACCTGACAGCTATTTACTGTTCCTTGCGGCAAAGAATAAGCACTATTTGTTATCTCGAGTAGTAATACGCTGTTGTGAACAGCTAAAACTATTGATACTGAAAATCCTTAGCTAA
- a CDS encoding glycosyltransferase, translating to MKTTDSLIVLHVAYITSDFASGVSTVVPQYLNEQSEIKDMNIALLNLTNYRPKDAKYPVFHQSCIEKLPEPFCNPSLVIFHEIYRPDHIKLSHWLRRRAIPYIITPHGSLTYVAQEQHHLAKQLLNVFFYNAFIRNADCIHFLSEKEAMSSNGFKHRKASIIPNGVSIPKAKASNLDSRIALFIGRLDIEVKGLDLLIKSLPLIADELRGLGAKIYIYGPDEDGSMAKLELLIADNQVSDIVLLNGPVNGQSKADAFLQSQFYIQLSRTEGFPTSVLEALAYGLPIIVTEGTTWKETANNKGIGIGVESDLEAISNAILTLFNDDELRCKLANAARKYAIEHFQWKAIAKRQFILYRDIVNGLSN from the coding sequence ATGAAAACTACCGATAGTTTAATAGTCCTTCATGTGGCATATATTACAAGTGATTTCGCTTCTGGCGTGTCTACAGTGGTGCCTCAATACCTAAATGAGCAGTCAGAAATAAAGGACATGAATATAGCTCTATTAAATCTTACAAACTACAGGCCTAAAGATGCGAAATATCCCGTCTTCCATCAGTCATGCATAGAAAAACTTCCTGAACCGTTTTGCAATCCGTCACTCGTAATATTTCATGAGATATATAGGCCGGATCACATTAAACTAAGCCATTGGCTCAGAAGACGTGCGATCCCATACATCATCACGCCACATGGGTCTCTAACATATGTGGCGCAAGAACAGCATCATTTAGCTAAACAATTGCTTAATGTTTTCTTCTATAACGCCTTTATCCGCAATGCTGATTGTATCCATTTTCTATCGGAAAAAGAGGCGATGAGTTCAAACGGCTTTAAACATAGGAAAGCAAGCATTATTCCAAATGGTGTTAGCATCCCAAAAGCCAAAGCCTCAAACTTAGACAGCCGCATCGCGCTTTTTATTGGCCGCCTAGATATAGAGGTCAAAGGTCTTGATCTACTGATCAAAAGTTTGCCGCTAATTGCTGATGAGCTAAGAGGGCTCGGAGCTAAAATCTACATCTACGGTCCAGACGAAGATGGGTCTATGGCCAAACTGGAACTACTTATTGCCGACAATCAAGTATCCGATATTGTTTTATTAAATGGTCCAGTTAATGGTCAATCTAAAGCGGACGCTTTTCTCCAATCGCAGTTTTATATCCAACTTTCACGCACTGAAGGTTTCCCGACGTCTGTTTTGGAAGCACTAGCATATGGCCTCCCAATTATTGTTACCGAGGGAACCACATGGAAAGAAACAGCGAACAATAAAGGAATTGGAATCGGTGTAGAATCTGATCTCGAAGCCATTTCTAACGCAATTCTCACCCTGTTCAATGACGATGAACTTCGTTGTAAACTTGCAAATGCAGCTAGAAAGTATGCAATTGAACACTTTCAATGGAAGGCCATTGCCAAGCGTCAATTTATTTTATACAGGGACATTGTAAACGGGCTTTCTAACTAA
- a CDS encoding DUF2304 domain-containing protein: MIHLPVSLRILLLVCAVLVFVFVLRKLKKSQMQVLDSLFWLLFSVSFVILGVFPQVAMWLSSLFGFMSASNFVFLYVIAVLVVRDFCNSLRLSRQEERLNSLVQAVALSREKEK; this comes from the coding sequence GTGATCCATTTGCCGGTCTCTCTTCGTATTTTGCTTCTTGTTTGCGCTGTTTTGGTATTCGTGTTTGTATTGCGCAAATTAAAAAAATCCCAAATGCAAGTTTTGGATTCTCTGTTTTGGCTGCTATTCAGCGTCAGTTTTGTAATTTTGGGCGTTTTTCCACAAGTTGCAATGTGGCTTTCGAGTCTATTTGGTTTCATGTCGGCTTCTAACTTCGTGTTCCTTTACGTTATTGCCGTTCTTGTGGTCCGTGATTTCTGCAATTCTCTTCGTCTCTCTCGACAGGAAGAGCGTTTAAACTCGCTTGTTCAGGCTGTTGCGTTAAGTAGGGAGAAGGAAAAGTAG
- a CDS encoding glycosyltransferase family 2 protein gives MTPKTLIAIPAYNEEECIEKTICELRQIAPEFDFVVINDGSRDRTLAICKNLGCDIIDMPINCGLTVGFQTAARYAVDHGYDYMVQFDADGQHCPEYIKVLVDRAQSDGSDIVIGSRFVSVRKDKTLRMIGSRMITVLIKILTGKRISDPTSGFRLFGRDILKKYYYDNTLNPEPESLALFLKQGYSISEVQVKMRERQGGESYLNPVRSMQYMVRVFVTLLVVQWFR, from the coding sequence ATGACTCCCAAAACTCTTATCGCTATTCCTGCTTATAATGAGGAGGAATGCATAGAAAAGACGATATGCGAGCTCAGGCAAATTGCACCTGAGTTTGATTTTGTTGTTATCAATGATGGGTCTCGAGATCGAACGCTAGCTATCTGCAAGAATCTTGGTTGTGACATCATTGATATGCCCATTAACTGTGGTTTGACCGTTGGGTTTCAGACGGCTGCGCGTTATGCGGTTGATCATGGATATGACTATATGGTTCAGTTTGATGCTGACGGCCAGCATTGTCCAGAATATATAAAGGTCCTTGTTGATAGGGCTCAATCTGATGGATCAGATATTGTCATTGGCTCTAGGTTTGTAAGCGTGCGCAAAGACAAGACGCTTCGCATGATCGGCTCGCGTATGATTACGGTGCTAATAAAGATTCTGACAGGCAAGAGAATCAGTGACCCCACGTCTGGATTTAGGCTATTTGGGCGGGATATTCTTAAGAAATACTATTACGACAATACCTTAAATCCGGAACCAGAATCTCTCGCTCTCTTTTTGAAGCAAGGGTATTCCATTTCAGAGGTACAGGTTAAGATGCGCGAGCGTCAAGGTGGCGAGAGCTATCTTAACCCTGTTAGGTCTATGCAGTATATGGTTCGTGTTTTCGTTACGCTCCTTGTCGTTCAGTGGTTTAGGTGA
- a CDS encoding oligosaccharide flippase family protein: MVFEATNCETVILISSASRRLTGIIITYGYILAQALVGFVYVPMLLQNIGQDEYGLYQLIGSIMSYIVSINGILSAGVGRFYCKYMAEGKNDLMENTLAIARRLYWVLSVFVMLISCVLAVVVRFVYSASFTNSQLDECSAMLVVLGINTIVIMNNTISVAAITANERFVFLKGSQLAALIAQPFIVYGLTTIFKNALAVCLVVLVTNVLCAVSQRLFAKYNLHISFRYHGWDMKLAKGLLFFSGAIVLVTIADQIFWKTDQLIVGYYFGAAAVAVYSVGSQIYTIYMTIGTAASSVFLPRVSELYCQNKDMSEISDLFIKVGRISFIVCGFVLSLFIVLGKDFIIIWAGKDYIDAFYIALIVMVPFTIDLIQNLGLTIMQVANVYLYRGYMYLAIALVNVVVTIILLKLMGIVGAAVSTAIAMVIGNGFCMNWYYSEKLGLNIKKFWLEIAKLSVLVIVGTGALLLLYNLIKSLLSGLVVVLVSAIIYFFIYFFLVLMFGLNESEKTSISAFIKR; this comes from the coding sequence ATGGTATTTGAAGCAACTAATTGTGAAACGGTGATTCTGATAAGTAGCGCAAGCAGAAGACTTACTGGCATAATAATTACATATGGTTATATACTGGCTCAGGCTTTAGTCGGCTTTGTATATGTTCCGATGTTGTTGCAAAACATTGGACAAGACGAATACGGACTCTATCAATTGATAGGTTCTATCATGTCTTATATAGTTTCCATTAATGGGATTTTGTCTGCCGGTGTTGGGCGTTTTTATTGCAAGTATATGGCAGAGGGCAAAAATGACTTAATGGAGAATACTCTCGCAATAGCTAGGCGTCTGTACTGGGTCCTATCTGTGTTCGTGATGCTAATAAGTTGCGTTCTCGCCGTGGTTGTTCGGTTTGTATATTCAGCCAGTTTTACAAACTCACAGCTTGATGAGTGTTCCGCAATGCTTGTTGTATTAGGGATCAACACAATTGTTATCATGAACAACACTATTAGCGTTGCGGCGATAACTGCTAATGAAAGGTTCGTTTTTTTGAAGGGCTCGCAATTGGCCGCCCTAATAGCTCAGCCTTTCATTGTGTATGGACTTACGACAATTTTTAAGAATGCATTAGCCGTATGTTTAGTTGTGCTTGTTACAAATGTGTTGTGCGCGGTGAGCCAGCGTTTGTTTGCTAAATATAATCTGCATATTAGTTTCAGATATCATGGCTGGGACATGAAACTGGCTAAAGGATTGCTATTTTTTAGCGGCGCGATTGTATTGGTGACGATTGCTGACCAGATTTTCTGGAAAACCGATCAATTAATTGTCGGCTATTATTTTGGTGCTGCCGCCGTTGCGGTATATTCTGTTGGATCTCAAATCTACACGATTTATATGACAATCGGTACGGCAGCCTCTTCAGTTTTTCTTCCTCGAGTTTCAGAACTGTATTGCCAGAATAAGGATATGTCTGAAATTTCGGATCTCTTCATTAAAGTCGGTCGCATTTCCTTTATCGTCTGCGGATTTGTTCTTAGTTTATTTATTGTTCTGGGGAAAGATTTCATCATTATTTGGGCTGGTAAGGACTATATAGACGCTTTCTATATCGCCTTGATCGTAATGGTTCCATTTACCATTGACTTAATTCAGAACCTGGGACTTACCATAATGCAGGTTGCGAATGTTTACCTGTATAGGGGGTATATGTATCTTGCGATTGCGCTTGTCAACGTGGTCGTGACGATTATATTGCTCAAGCTTATGGGCATAGTGGGCGCAGCAGTTTCAACAGCCATCGCTATGGTTATAGGTAACGGTTTCTGTATGAATTGGTATTACTCTGAAAAGCTTGGGTTGAACATAAAGAAATTTTGGCTTGAAATTGCCAAACTTTCCGTCTTGGTTATTGTCGGTACGGGGGCTTTGCTGCTGCTCTATAACCTAATTAAAAGCCTTTTATCTGGCCTTGTGGTGGTTTTGGTGTCTGCAATAATTTATTTCTTTATCTATTTCTTCTTGGTTTTGATGTTTGGGCTAAACGAATCCGAAAAGACGAGCATATCTGCATTTATCAAGCGATAA
- a CDS encoding NlpC/P60 family protein, translating into MHFFRSKAVRVAFFFFYFCLAVTPCFGLSEAGLSPSQIEDSTRADDLSATSPVSEDYSVDGLSAKASDGGSPLLGDRCSLGLTASGNSGSVRYKFVWEQGGWSRWGTIRQLGPEASCDWVPEVAGDVNILVDAVDSAGNVRTWRFPVRVDACRLSVSGGDTLEWSGGMKVNISAAAAPGAKIKFLWERGSWSKWGVIQAASESAACTWTPPSSGSYTLYADVTVGGLTSTSRLPVRISEDYSVDGLSAKASDGGSPLLGDRCSLGLTASGNSGSVRYKFVWEQGGWSRWGTIRQLGPEASCDWVPEVAGDVNILVDAVDSAGNVRTWRFPVRVDACRLSVSGGDTLEWSGGMKVNISAAAAPGAKIKFLWERGSWSKWGVIQAASESAACTWTPPSSGSYTLYADVTVGGLTSTSRLPVRISEDYSVDGLSAKASDGGSPLLGDRCSLGLTASGNSGSVRYKFVWEQGGWSRWGTIRQLGPEASCDWVPEVAGDVNILVDAVDSAGNVRTWRFPVRVERNLSNFTSIDLKSDSSNLCVGDTLSITPRITIRKNNQISYKYVWMRNNWAEWGVIDSGRGKSSIDWRVDKSGAVTVFVDVIDEANDQTMTSKTECSIGSEKWNYESLSSSATLVRPNESTEIDARCSGDTNYLQYKFVWNKNNWADWGVAQQGTSSHLQWDPKDAGDYELICDVSGSDGVVQTKRTIISCWDFSRITAISTDGNNSWGVRADLGTLAAEKSGQFQFKFVWAKSDWSKWGVLKEFSSVNDAYFNPSALGLQDGYYDLYCDVLLPDGTLQSKSTQIYYSPFGSSTVLGVSRIGLVTWLTSHQFDGYYLGTRYSGGSSYDSCLYPKGAPRWDGYTGMNCTGFVAHAYAAVGGDVNRIAQNNNHSPWAGGPGGGGYINAWRWYGYARDLGCKMYEFRTVQDMLNSGYAQKGDIIFFKTDGSIDCHIGFFWGDNPHDNEMWHQILPGNLIGPCFNNANKGEVRQSVVLIK; encoded by the coding sequence ATGCATTTCTTTAGAAGTAAGGCTGTCCGTGTCGCTTTTTTCTTCTTTTATTTCTGTTTGGCCGTAACTCCTTGCTTTGGTTTGAGTGAAGCGGGCCTGTCTCCATCACAGATTGAAGATTCAACACGGGCCGATGATTTAAGTGCAACTTCGCCGGTTTCAGAGGACTACTCTGTCGACGGCCTCTCGGCAAAGGCGTCCGATGGAGGGTCTCCTCTCCTGGGCGACCGCTGCTCGCTCGGCCTGACCGCGTCCGGCAACTCGGGCTCGGTCCGCTATAAGTTCGTCTGGGAGCAGGGCGGCTGGTCCAGGTGGGGCACCATCCGCCAGCTCGGGCCCGAGGCCTCCTGCGATTGGGTGCCGGAGGTCGCCGGCGACGTCAACATCTTGGTCGACGCCGTCGATTCGGCCGGCAACGTGAGGACCTGGAGGTTCCCCGTCAGGGTGGATGCCTGTCGCCTTTCCGTGAGCGGCGGGGATACGCTCGAGTGGAGCGGCGGAATGAAGGTCAATATCTCCGCCGCGGCGGCTCCCGGCGCAAAGATTAAATTCCTTTGGGAACGGGGCTCATGGTCCAAGTGGGGCGTCATCCAGGCAGCATCTGAGTCCGCCGCCTGTACCTGGACGCCCCCGTCTTCCGGCTCCTATACTCTCTATGCCGACGTCACGGTCGGCGGGCTCACGTCGACGTCAAGACTCCCCGTTCGCATCTCAGAGGACTACTCTGTCGACGGCCTCTCGGCAAAGGCGTCCGATGGAGGGTCTCCTCTCCTGGGCGACCGCTGCTCGCTCGGCCTGACCGCGTCCGGCAACTCGGGCTCGGTCCGCTATAAGTTCGTCTGGGAGCAGGGCGGCTGGTCCAGGTGGGGCACCATCCGCCAGCTCGGGCCCGAGGCCTCCTGCGATTGGGTGCCGGAGGTCGCCGGCGACGTCAACATCTTGGTCGACGCCGTCGATTCGGCCGGCAACGTGAGGACCTGGAGGTTCCCCGTCAGGGTGGATGCCTGTCGCCTTTCCGTGAGCGGCGGGGATACGCTCGAGTGGAGCGGCGGAATGAAGGTCAATATCTCCGCCGCGGCGGCTCCCGGCGCAAAGATTAAATTCCTTTGGGAACGGGGCTCATGGTCCAAGTGGGGCGTCATCCAGGCAGCATCTGAGTCCGCCGCCTGTACCTGGACGCCCCCGTCTTCCGGCTCCTATACTCTCTATGCCGACGTCACGGTCGGCGGGCTCACGTCGACGTCAAGACTCCCCGTTCGCATCTCAGAGGACTACTCTGTCGACGGCCTCTCGGCAAAGGCGTCCGATGGAGGGTCTCCTCTCCTGGGCGACCGCTGCTCGCTCGGCCTGACCGCGTCCGGCAACTCGGGCTCGGTCCGCTATAAGTTCGTCTGGGAGCAGGGCGGCTGGTCCAGGTGGGGCACCATCCGCCAGCTCGGGCCCGAGGCCTCCTGCGATTGGGTGCCGGAGGTCGCCGGCGACGTCAACATCTTGGTCGACGCCGTCGATTCGGCCGGCAACGTGAGGACCTGGAGGTTCCCCGTCAGGGTGGAGAGAAATCTATCTAACTTCACTTCAATAGATTTGAAATCTGATTCATCCAATTTGTGCGTAGGGGATACGCTTTCAATTACACCTCGGATTACCATCCGAAAGAATAATCAGATTTCATACAAATATGTTTGGATGCGGAACAACTGGGCTGAATGGGGTGTGATTGACTCCGGCAGAGGTAAATCCTCAATTGACTGGAGAGTCGATAAATCTGGCGCTGTCACCGTTTTTGTTGATGTTATTGATGAGGCCAACGATCAGACGATGACCTCGAAGACTGAATGCTCGATTGGCTCCGAGAAGTGGAATTACGAGTCCTTGAGTTCTTCTGCAACGCTTGTCAGGCCTAATGAAAGCACTGAGATCGATGCCAGATGCTCGGGTGATACTAATTACTTACAGTATAAGTTCGTCTGGAATAAGAATAATTGGGCTGACTGGGGCGTTGCTCAACAGGGCACAAGTTCACACTTGCAATGGGATCCAAAAGACGCCGGAGACTATGAATTGATCTGTGACGTTTCGGGGTCAGATGGAGTTGTCCAAACAAAAAGAACAATCATTAGCTGTTGGGATTTCTCGAGGATTACTGCAATTTCGACTGATGGCAATAATTCTTGGGGAGTTCGAGCTGATTTGGGAACGCTTGCAGCTGAAAAATCTGGGCAATTTCAGTTTAAATTTGTTTGGGCCAAGTCCGACTGGAGTAAATGGGGTGTTCTAAAAGAATTTTCCAGTGTGAATGACGCTTATTTCAATCCCTCTGCACTTGGATTGCAAGATGGTTATTACGATCTTTACTGCGATGTCTTGCTTCCTGATGGCACTCTCCAGTCGAAGTCGACTCAGATTTACTACAGCCCATTTGGCAGCTCAACGGTTTTGGGGGTTAGTCGTATTGGACTCGTCACTTGGCTTACGTCGCATCAATTTGATGGCTATTATTTAGGAACGAGATATTCCGGTGGCTCCTCCTATGATAGTTGCCTTTACCCAAAAGGTGCCCCGAGATGGGATGGCTATACTGGCATGAATTGCACTGGCTTCGTGGCTCATGCTTATGCTGCGGTTGGTGGCGATGTCAATCGTATTGCGCAGAATAATAATCACTCTCCTTGGGCTGGGGGGCCAGGCGGTGGCGGCTATATTAACGCTTGGAGATGGTATGGCTATGCTCGAGATTTGGGATGCAAAATGTATGAGTTCCGTACTGTCCAAGATATGCTAAATAGTGGTTATGCTCAAAAGGGAGATATTATCTTCTTTAAGACTGACGGATCAATCGACTGTCATATTGGGTTCTTCTGGGGAGATAATCCGCATGACAATGAAATGTGGCATCAAATTCTGCCTGGGAATTTAATCGGACCCTGCTTTAACAATGCGAACAAAGGAGAGGTTCGGCAATCGGTTGTTCTGATTAAATAG
- a CDS encoding glycosyltransferase family 2 protein, producing MTDSQLVSVLMPCYRESAKDFTEALVSILKQTYHRIEVVVVFDNPDDNTLYDIAQNYSSHDSRICLVRNERNLGLAASLEKAFKVSRGQYICRMDSDDISEAQRIERQLSYLEEHELDLVGSYLNAIDEDGSQLYLVDSIPSSGEGVRRSLMIRNCVPHPSWFGRRSVFEMGYRSVPLAEDYDLLLRAELEGFTIGNVPEPLIRYRMTVNSISRSNLYKQFVVSQCLRSAFKEGRSLDVDKIDTIVAERFDRRRAENYLKANTLFNNGLRSIHSGNRAKGISQLLQIPFCSKSYLMNVINMARVVTIKTFEKTS from the coding sequence TTGACAGATTCACAGTTGGTTTCAGTGCTCATGCCTTGTTATAGGGAGAGCGCCAAAGATTTTACTGAGGCACTAGTGTCTATTTTAAAGCAGACCTACCATCGAATCGAGGTGGTTGTTGTTTTTGATAATCCAGATGACAACACACTTTACGATATTGCTCAAAACTATAGCTCTCATGACAGCAGGATTTGCCTCGTGAGAAATGAACGCAATCTTGGTCTTGCTGCATCTTTGGAAAAGGCGTTCAAGGTCTCACGCGGTCAGTATATCTGCCGAATGGACTCAGATGACATTTCTGAGGCGCAGCGCATTGAACGGCAGTTGTCGTATCTTGAAGAACATGAGCTTGACCTAGTGGGTTCTTATTTGAACGCCATTGACGAAGACGGTAGTCAATTATATCTCGTTGATTCAATTCCAAGTTCGGGTGAAGGCGTTAGGCGTTCTCTTATGATTAGAAATTGCGTACCTCATCCGAGTTGGTTTGGAAGAAGGTCTGTATTTGAAATGGGGTATCGGTCTGTTCCGCTAGCAGAAGATTATGACTTGCTGTTGCGTGCCGAGCTGGAAGGGTTCACTATTGGAAATGTTCCAGAGCCGCTCATTCGATACAGAATGACTGTTAATAGCATTTCGCGTAGCAATTTGTATAAACAGTTCGTTGTTTCTCAGTGTTTACGTTCAGCTTTCAAAGAGGGTCGATCACTGGATGTCGATAAGATTGATACAATCGTCGCCGAGCGGTTCGATCGGCGCCGAGCTGAGAACTATCTAAAGGCAAATACATTATTTAATAATGGGTTGAGAAGTATTCATTCTGGTAATCGAGCAAAAGGTATTTCCCAATTGCTTCAAATCCCATTTTGCTCTAAGTCGTATTTAATGAATGTCATTAATATGGCGCGTGTGGTTACAATTAAAACTTTTGAGAAAACCTCGTAG